A single window of Osmia bicornis bicornis unplaced genomic scaffold, iOsmBic2.1, whole genome shotgun sequence DNA harbors:
- the LOC123988659 gene encoding uncharacterized protein LOC123988659, with the protein MVGHDLSKCPSKQSCLACSGRHHTLLHDALKTTSSTCNYGSMEAMPTGSSSSLPEEPCSATSLSLTAGPRSAAVLATAKVKLEAPSGEALEVRALLDTGSDASLVSSWVVQALRLPRRAVRVTISGVQENQNGVSTGEVSLVVRPRHPSGFRLPVRALVLRKLTSLLPAHRITPQPWLHLKGFPLADPEYGVPARVDLVLGADVCGALFTDVTRTGSPGTPTAKLTPFGWVLMGATSSATAQEEARTFHCRTEANIGPLLQRFWELEEVHDRPPMSEKEEKCEQHFKGTHARDQNGRYVVRLPFIRDSAASLKPSRTSALKLLFNCERRLASDHALKDKYSKFLEEYLSLQHMKTVPETAKEESAYYLPHHAVVKRHDPTAKLRVVFNASFRTASGYSLNDCLSAGPQLQADLWMVLTRWRIFKVVFTTDVVKIFRQIQVHPEDTKWQRILWRTGPDERVQDFQLTTVTYGTACAPFLALRVFNQLEKDEGDRLPLGAGAIRRYTYVDDILAGADDVDEALQAKHQVIQIFKAGGFDLSKWASNVPELRENGASDQHLFQEWPGIARLGVNWDPTTDSFSLRVAPPTDSPPASTKRSILSEVESLFDPLGWVAPVLVTAKILMQDLWILGADWDQTLPEDIQRRWQTFRHSLDQLETLTIPRWIITSSKSQPDLELHGFCDASQRAYAAAVYLRVEHEGQVRTSLVVAKTKVAPVKTATIPRLELCGASLLSKLMVRVKEGLDLPVRMLAWTDSSVCLYWIRGHASQWKPFVVHRVSDIQSELPPDLWRHMASSDNPADLATRGISPADLLRAELWWQGPSWLSKSANQWPAERLEKSETTDLEQRKVTVHLAVEDNSDELLTRLSNLARKRPCESGFIKAEERTSALRAAHRVSEQAYFGEELSHLQGHRELKRTSPLASLRPFLDEQGLLRVGGRLANALLPFNERHPYLVSKNCPLTTLLVRDAHLRTLHGGPQLTRSHMVRQFWILRGRSLVRAEIRKCVKCARFRGRAGGQLMGHLPNTGTAPQ; encoded by the exons ATGGTGGGTCATGATTTGAGTAAGTGCCCCTCTAAACAATCTTGCTTAGCTTGCAGTGGACGCCATCACACTCTGCTTCACGACGCGCTCAAGACAACGTCGTCAACCTGCAATTACGGCTCTATGGAGGCAATGCCGACGGGATCTTCATCTTCGCTTCCGGAGGAACCCTGCTCAGCGACCTCGCTCTCCTTGACGGCCGGACCACGCTCAGCCGCTGTACTAGCAACAGCCAAGGTGAAATTGGAGGCACCATCAGGCGAAGCCCTTGAAGTCCGAGCGCTCCTGGATACGGGCTCCGACGCTTCTCTTGTCTCCTCTTGGGTGGTTCAGGCCCTTCGTTTGCCACGGCGGGCGGTACGAGTTACTATCTCCGGCGTCCAAGAAAACCAGAACGGGGTTTCTACAGGCGAGGTCTCCTTGGTAGTACGACCCCGCCATCCGTCCGGCTTCCGCTTGCCGGTTCGGGCCTTGGTTTTGCGGAAACTAACATCTTTGTTGCCAGCCCATCGAATCACTCCACAACCTTGGCTACACCTGAAGGGTTTTCCGTTAGCCGATCCAGAATATGGCGTGCCGGCCCGCGTGGACCTCGTCTTGGGAGCAGATGTCTGTGGAGCTCTGTTCACGGACGTCACTCGAACGGGATCACCAGGAACGCCCACGGCGAAGCTTACACCCTTCGGCTGGGTCCTTATGGGAGCAACATCTTCCGCCACAGCTCAAGAGGAGGCGCGTACCTTCCACTGCCGAACCGAAGCTAACATCGGTCCGCTGCTCCAGCGTTTCTGGGAGCTAGAGGAGGTTCACGACCGCCCCCCAATGTcggaaaaagaggagaaatgCGAGCAGCACTTCAAGGGGACCCATGCACGAGACCAGAATGGACGCTATGTGGTACGCTTACCTTTCATACGGGACTCTGCCGCTTCGCTGAAGCCTTCTAGGACATCCGCGCTGAAGCTCCTGTTCAATTGCGAACGCCGATTAGCCTCGGACCACGCATTAAAGGACAAGTACAGCAAATTCCTGGAAGAATACCTGTCCCTGCAGCACATGAAGACAGTCCCGGAAACGGCCAAGGAAGAATCGGCGTATTATCTCCCGCATCATGCAGTCGTCAAGCGGCACGACCCTACGGCAAAACTACGAGTCGTCTTCAATGCCTCCTTTCGAACCGCTTCAGGATACTCGCTTAATGATTGTTTGTCCGCAGGGCCTCAGCTCCAAGCAGACCTCTGGATGGTCTTGACACGGTGGCGTATCTTCAAGGTCGTTTTCACTACAGATGTGGTGAAAATCTTCCGTCAAATCCAGGTTCATCCGGAGGATACGAAATGGCAACGGATTCTTTGGCGAACTGGTCCGGATGAAAGAGTGCAGGACTTTCAACTCACCACCGTGACCTACGGAACAGCCTGTGCGCCCTTCTTAGCCTTGAGGGTGTTCAACCAGCTGGAGAAGGATGAAGGGGACAGGTTGCCACTGGGAGCGGGCGCCATTCGCAGGTACACCTACGTCGACGATATCCTTGCAGGAGCAGACGACGTCGACGAAGCCCTGCAAGCAAAACACCAGGTCATTCAGATCTTCAAGGCTGGAGGATTTGACCTGAGCAAGTGGGCGTCGAACGTACCAGAGTTGAGGGAGAACGGCGCCTCCGACCAGCACCTCTTCCAGGAATGGCCAGGAATTGCCAGGCTAGGGGTCAACTGGGATCCGACAACCGACTCCTTCTCGCTTCGGGTTGCGCCTCCAACGGACTCCCCGCCGGCATCAACGAAGCGCTCCATACTCTCGGAGGTCGAGAGCCTTTTCGACCCCTTGGGTTGGGTGGCCCCGGTGCTGGTCACCGCAAAAATCCTGATGCAGGATCTCTGGATCTTGGGCGCCGACTGGGATCAAACTCTTCCTGAGGACATCCAAAGACGTTGGCAAACCTTCAGGCACTCGCTGGACCAGCTGGAGACTCTTACCATACCACGCTGGATCATCACTTCTTCCAAGAGCCAACCGGACCTGGAGCTTCATGGCTTCTGTGATGCCTCACAACGGGCGTACGCAGCGGCGGTCTACCTGCGAGTTGAACACGAGGGCCAGGTCAGAACTTCGCTCGTGGTGGCCAAAACCAAGGTGGCCCCGGTCAAAACCGCAACCATCCCGAGACTTGAGCTGTGTGGCGCCTCTTTGCTGTCCAAACTCATGGTTCGGGTCAAGGAAGGACTCGACCTACCGGTCAGGATGCTGGCGTGGACGGATTCCAGCGTTTGCCTATACTGGATCCGTGGACACGCCTCACAGTGGAAGCCTTTCGTAGTTCATCGGGTCTCCGACATCCAGTCCGAGCTTCCACCCGACCTCTGGAGACACATGGCATCATCGGACAACCCGGCAGATCTGGCCACGCGAGGGATCTCTCCAGCTGATCTCTTGAGGGCCGAACTCTGGTGGCAAGGACCTTCCTGGCTCTCTAAATCAGCCAACCAGTGGCCAGCCGAACGCCTGGAAAAAAGCGAGACCACGGACTTAGAACAACGCAAGGTCACAGTACATCTGGCCGTAGAAGACAACTCGGATGAGCTCCTTACCAG GCTCAGCAACCTTGCCCGGAAAAGACCGTGCGAAAGCGGGTTCATCAAGGCGGAAGAACGCACCTCCGCCCTCCGAGCCGCTCATCGGGTCTCGGAGCAAGCCTACTTTGGGGAGGAACTAAGCCATCTTCAGGGACATAGAGAGCTGAAGAGGACTTCGCCGCTGGCATCGCTAAGGCCTTTCCTAGATGAACAAGGTCTGCTCAGAGTGGGAGGACGACTGGCCAACGCTCTACTACCGTTTAACGAAAGGCATCCTTACCTCGTATCGAAGAATTGCCCTCTGACCACGCTATTAGTGAGGGACGCCCACCTACGCACTCTCCATGGCGGACCGCAGCTGACCAGAAGCCACATGGTTCGTCAGTTTTGGATCCTGCGTGGGAGATCTCTGGTTCGGGCTGAAATCAGAAAATGCGTCAAATGCGCTCGTTTCAGAGGACGAGCAGGCGGTCAACTCATGGGCCATCTTCCTAACACCGGCACAGCCCCTCAATGA